The following are encoded together in the Oncorhynchus gorbuscha isolate QuinsamMale2020 ecotype Even-year unplaced genomic scaffold, OgorEven_v1.0 Un_scaffold_2108, whole genome shotgun sequence genome:
- the LOC124024990 gene encoding zinc finger protein 501-like codes for MASVKLEDCSQALELNVIIKDEEEEEEEKIGTSVSHGDHVETFSTSREQQQEDHRVKRSHHCPHCEKIFPFLSKLKIHLKTHTGENRYSYTDGGKNFTTSKALTVHQRVHTREKTYSCSDCVKCFTTSTWLKVHQRTHTGEKPYSCSDCIKCFTTSAKLKVHKRTHTGEKPYFCSACSASFSHMCNLKRHERIHKEKIYSCSNCAASFSLLCKLKRHECIHTGEKPYSCSDCGKSFSRLGHLKTHEQKHTGEKPYSCSDCGKSFSLLAHLKIHQYIHTGEKPYSCSDCGKSFSRPGHLKTHEQKHTGEKPFSCSDCVKCFTTSTELKVHQRTHTGEKPYSCSDCVKCFPTSTRLKFHQRTHTGEKPFICSDCAASFSLLCNLKRHESIHTGEKPYSCSDCAASFSLLCNLKRHERIHTGEKPYHCTDCEKRFYRLGHLKRHQCVHKGEKPHQFSQSS; via the exons atggcatcagtgaagctggaagactgcagtcaagcactggagctgaatgtcatcattaaagatgaagaagaagaagaggaggagaagattgggacatctgtttctcatg GAGACCATGTTGAGACATTCTCTACATccagagagcaacagcaggaagATCACAGAGTGAAGAGGTCTCACCACTGCCCACATTGTGAGAAGATTTTCCCATTTCTATCAAAGCTAAAAATACATCTAaaaacacacactggagagaatcGGTATTCCTATACTGACGGTGGGAAGAATTTTACAACATCCAAGGCTCTGACAGTTCATCAAAGAGTGCACACAAGAGAGAAGacatactcctgctctgactgtgtaaaatgcttcacaacatcaacttggctaaaagttcatcagagaacacacacaggagagaagccctaCTCCTGCTCTGATTGTATaaaatgcttcacaacatcaGCTAAGCTAAAAGTTcataagagaacacacacaggagagaagccttacttctgCTCTGCCTGTTCGGCGAGTTTCTCTCATATGTGCAACTTAAAACGACATGAACGTATACACAAAGAGAAGATTTACTCCTGCTCTAACTGTGCGGCGAGTTTCTCTCTACTGTGCAAATTAAAACGACATGAatgtatacacacaggagagaagccttactcctgctctgactgtggaaagagtttctctcgactgggccacttaaaaacacatgaacaaaaacatacaggagagaagccttactcctgctctgactgtggaaagagtttctctctACTGGCCCACTTAAAAATTCACCAATACATACATacgggagagaagccttactcctgctctgactgtggaaagagtttctctcgACCGGGCCACTTAAAAACACACGAACAaaaacatacaggagagaagcctttctcctgttctgactgtgtaaaatgcttcacaacatcaactgAGCTAAAGGTTCAtcaaagaacacacacaggagagaagccgtactcctgctctgactgtgtaaAATGCTTCCCAACATCAACTAGGTTAAAatttcatcagagaacacacacaggagagaagcctttcatCTGCTCTGACTGTGCAGCGAGTTTCTCTTTACTGTGCAACTTAAAGCGACATGAAAgtatacacacaggggagaagccttactcctgctctgactgtgcaGCGAGTTTCTCTTTACTGTGCAACTTAAAGCGACATgaacgtatacacacaggagagaagccttatcacTGCACTGACTGCGAGAAGAGATTCTACAGATTGGGCCATTTAAAAAGACACCAATGTGTACATAAAGGAGAGAAGCCTCATCAGTTCTCTCAATCCAGCTGA